In Streptomyces sp. NBC_00569, a single genomic region encodes these proteins:
- a CDS encoding VOC family protein has translation MSRHIQVTFDAHDPRAQSSFWRDVLGYVHPGPPGVEVPEGADPLAAWDDFLTRIGVPEEQRNTHSAIEDPDGRGPRVFFQRVPEGKAAKNRVHLDVRAAPGLEGEERMTALEAECARLVALGAARVRRDEPAPPLSAGHIVMTDPEGNEFCLD, from the coding sequence GTGAGCCGACACATCCAGGTCACCTTCGACGCCCACGACCCGAGGGCGCAGTCGTCGTTCTGGCGCGACGTACTGGGTTACGTCCACCCCGGGCCGCCCGGCGTCGAGGTGCCCGAGGGCGCCGACCCGCTGGCCGCGTGGGACGACTTCCTCACGCGGATCGGCGTACCGGAGGAGCAGCGCAACACGCACTCGGCCATCGAGGACCCGGACGGGCGGGGCCCGAGGGTGTTCTTCCAGCGGGTGCCGGAGGGCAAGGCCGCCAAGAACCGCGTCCACCTCGACGTCCGCGCCGCCCCCGGCCTCGAGGGAGAGGAGCGGATGACGGCGCTCGAGGCCGAGTGCGCCCGGCTCGTCGCCCTCGGCGCTGCGCGGGTGCGCCGCGACGAGCCCGCTCCCCCGCTGAGCGCGGGCCACATCGTGATGACCGACCCGGAGGGGAACGAGTTCTGCCTGGACTGA